Proteins co-encoded in one Halococcoides cellulosivorans genomic window:
- a CDS encoding NAD(P)/FAD-dependent oxidoreductase has protein sequence MDEVAIAVVGGGPAGTSAAEAAASAGAEVRLYEKGVPRADRPEPGADSTDAAGLLDYWFDVMGISYAEFPDHLISAECTGAAFYGPTVETTITDTGLADGEAPFGITFDRSGFDDWLRQRAEAAGADVRVGTGVSSVSSTPSGGWTHTLELADGTTVEADRVILADGPSRSVTLDALSQFADRDRVEEAIGPDHANHIGYQEYRRLPEDAIDDDQFHFWWGAIPGHTAYPWVFPDGEDRYRIGLTMPSALDLATVDDPANYTLIDADDERMPPGAIVVERLLDRVLGVDPDDAPRLDDRGKSNGTEAYPISSTRPIESPVGADLAVAGGAMGTTSAFHEGGDHVAVRTGSIAGRLAAADRLDEYNAAWQDAIGSEIRRNVAVADMVRGYGPDDWDRRLQTGQRVLDSDRSGIWRLFSTGIDGARVVAEYTYRRWQLRDGGYVGLPESAYDIA, from the coding sequence ATGGACGAGGTCGCGATTGCGGTCGTCGGCGGGGGCCCGGCAGGGACGAGCGCCGCGGAGGCCGCCGCCAGCGCGGGGGCGGAGGTTCGACTGTACGAAAAGGGGGTCCCACGGGCCGACCGCCCGGAGCCAGGAGCCGACTCGACGGACGCAGCGGGGTTGCTCGACTACTGGTTCGACGTGATGGGCATCTCGTATGCGGAGTTTCCTGACCACCTGATCAGCGCCGAGTGCACGGGCGCGGCGTTCTACGGGCCGACCGTCGAGACGACGATCACCGACACCGGGCTGGCCGACGGCGAGGCCCCGTTCGGCATCACGTTCGATCGATCGGGCTTCGACGACTGGCTGCGCCAGCGCGCCGAGGCCGCGGGGGCCGACGTGCGCGTCGGGACCGGCGTGTCGAGTGTGTCGAGTACTCCGAGCGGCGGGTGGACCCACACCCTTGAGTTGGCCGACGGGACGACCGTCGAAGCCGATCGGGTGATCCTCGCGGACGGCCCGAGTCGATCGGTGACCCTGGACGCACTCTCACAGTTCGCCGATCGTGACCGGGTCGAGGAGGCGATCGGGCCGGATCACGCCAACCACATCGGCTACCAGGAGTATCGCCGCCTGCCCGAGGACGCGATCGACGACGATCAGTTCCACTTCTGGTGGGGCGCGATCCCGGGCCATACCGCTTACCCCTGGGTGTTTCCCGACGGCGAGGATCGCTATCGGATCGGGCTCACGATGCCCTCGGCGCTCGATCTCGCGACCGTCGATGACCCCGCGAACTACACCCTGATCGACGCCGACGACGAGCGCATGCCCCCCGGCGCGATCGTCGTCGAGCGCCTCCTCGACCGCGTTCTGGGGGTCGACCCGGACGACGCCCCCCGACTCGACGACCGGGGGAAGAGCAACGGGACGGAAGCGTACCCCATCTCGTCGACCCGCCCGATCGAATCGCCCGTCGGAGCGGATCTGGCGGTCGCGGGCGGGGCGATGGGGACGACGTCGGCGTTCCACGAGGGCGGCGATCACGTTGCGGTCCGCACGGGATCGATCGCGGGGCGCCTCGCCGCCGCGGACCGCCTCGACGAGTACAACGCCGCCTGGCAGGACGCCATCGGGTCGGAGATCCGCCGGAACGTCGCCGTCGCGGACATGGTCCGCGGGTACGGCCCCGACGACTGGGATCGACGCCTCCAGACCGGTCAGCGCGTCCTCGATTCAGACCGCTCGGGGATCTGGCGACTGTTCAGCACCGGCATCGACGGGGCGCGCGTCGTCGCCGAGTACACGTATCGGCGCTGGCAGTTACGCGACGGTGGCTACGTCGGTCTCCCCGAATCGGCCTACGACATCGCGTGA
- a CDS encoding spore germination protein GerW family protein produces the protein MDLPAEFQSLIDAIESSAADAVFGPPIERADRTVVPVARVGYGLGGGGGHDAEGEGGGLGGGVSARPAGALEVSDTGTRFVTATGRRRSLALVAVGIVLGVVLSRLLR, from the coding sequence ATGGACCTCCCGGCCGAATTTCAGTCATTGATCGACGCCATCGAGTCGAGTGCCGCCGACGCCGTCTTCGGACCACCGATCGAGCGCGCGGATCGAACGGTCGTGCCCGTTGCGCGGGTCGGATACGGACTCGGTGGCGGCGGTGGCCACGACGCGGAGGGCGAGGGTGGTGGACTCGGTGGCGGTGTCTCGGCGCGACCCGCAGGGGCCCTCGAAGTCAGCGACACCGGGACGCGATTCGTGACCGCGACCGGCCGACGGCGATCGCTCGCGCTCGTCGCAGTCGGAATCGTCCTCGGCGTCGTCCTCAGTCGTCTGCTTCGCTGA
- a CDS encoding AI-2E family transporter, which translates to MAVPDLDGPDLLWIVLGLLLAVVLATVLEAFLGTFVFALFVYYATRPVYRRLRRRIRSPTLSAGLALVLLALPVVTLIGYTIAMAYQEFDKFVSTTDAAAIGPLIDRAEHLEQFEGLFDLVQDPGSLVSDPNVVGFLGDILDGAIQYVGLLGSIAIQLFIMLAVAFYLLRDGPGFGRWMRSFGDDRGVFDAFASAVDGSLQRIFYGALLNAVLTAIIGSIVFSVLASLGPPGVKIPYPALLGVLAGLASLIPIVGMKLVYVPMTAYLVVRAIDVGSGYGYVVVVFVVSLVIVDTIPDFIVRPYVSRGDLHVGLVMFAYIIGPLLFGWYGIFLGPIVLVVLVHFLRVVVPAYADRSGPTPGSVDPVYLDDP; encoded by the coding sequence ATGGCGGTACCCGACCTGGACGGTCCCGACCTCCTCTGGATCGTGCTCGGCCTTCTCCTCGCGGTCGTCCTCGCGACGGTCCTGGAGGCGTTTCTCGGGACGTTCGTGTTCGCACTGTTCGTGTACTACGCCACGCGACCGGTGTATCGACGGCTGCGACGTCGCATCAGGAGCCCCACACTCTCGGCTGGACTCGCGCTGGTCCTCCTCGCGCTCCCGGTGGTCACGCTCATCGGGTATACGATCGCGATGGCCTACCAGGAATTCGATAAATTCGTCTCGACGACCGACGCCGCTGCGATCGGCCCGTTGATCGACCGCGCCGAACACCTCGAACAGTTCGAGGGGCTGTTCGATCTGGTCCAGGACCCTGGATCGCTCGTCAGCGACCCGAACGTCGTCGGCTTTCTCGGGGACATTCTCGACGGCGCGATCCAGTACGTCGGTCTGCTCGGATCGATCGCGATTCAACTGTTCATCATGCTCGCGGTCGCCTTTTACTTGCTCCGGGACGGCCCGGGGTTCGGCCGATGGATGCGAAGTTTCGGGGACGACCGGGGGGTGTTCGACGCGTTCGCCAGTGCCGTCGACGGGAGCCTTCAGCGCATCTTCTACGGGGCCTTGCTCAACGCCGTACTGACGGCGATCATCGGTTCGATCGTGTTCAGCGTGCTCGCCAGCCTCGGCCCGCCGGGCGTGAAGATCCCGTATCCCGCATTGCTGGGCGTGCTCGCGGGACTGGCGAGTCTGATCCCGATCGTCGGCATGAAACTGGTCTACGTCCCGATGACGGCGTACCTCGTCGTCCGAGCGATCGACGTGGGAAGCGGGTACGGCTACGTGGTCGTCGTCTTCGTCGTTTCGTTAGTGATCGTCGACACGATTCCGGACTTCATCGTCCGGCCCTACGTCTCTCGTGGCGATCTCCACGTCGGCCTCGTCATGTTCGCGTACATCATCGGCCCGCTTCTCTTCGGCTGGTATGGCATCTTCCTCGGGCCGATCGTGCTGGTCGTGCTCGTCCACTTCTTGCGGGTCGTCGTCCCCGCGTACGCCGACCGTTCGGGGCCCACTCCGGGGAGTGTCGACCCGGTGTATCTCGACGACCCGTGA
- a CDS encoding isopentenyl phosphate kinase, protein MIVLKLGGSVITDKASPETVDETTLDRLARAVGDADEPLVVVHGGGSFGHHHADRHGVSSTDGTRSADAIREIHAAMGQLNDAVVGALARADVPSVPIRPLSAATRDEGLDLSVAPIRGLLDEGFVPVLHGDVVGHAGRGATIVSGDALVAALAPAVDADRVGLCTGVPGVYDTEDRVIETITDPDSVDSLGASDATDVTGGMAAKVETLAALDRPASIFGVDDLSAFLSGERPGTTVE, encoded by the coding sequence ATGATCGTCCTCAAACTCGGCGGGAGTGTGATCACCGACAAGGCATCGCCCGAGACCGTCGACGAAACGACACTGGACCGCCTCGCTCGGGCGGTCGGTGACGCCGACGAACCGCTGGTCGTCGTCCACGGCGGCGGGAGTTTCGGCCACCACCACGCCGACCGCCACGGCGTCTCCTCGACCGATGGCACCCGGTCGGCCGACGCGATCCGCGAGATTCACGCCGCGATGGGGCAGTTGAACGACGCCGTCGTGGGCGCACTCGCCAGGGCGGACGTCCCGTCGGTGCCGATCCGCCCGCTCTCGGCGGCGACGCGCGACGAGGGTCTCGATCTGTCGGTCGCGCCGATTCGGGGCCTGCTCGACGAGGGGTTCGTGCCCGTGTTGCACGGCGATGTCGTCGGTCACGCGGGCCGGGGTGCGACGATCGTCAGCGGTGACGCGCTCGTCGCCGCGCTCGCACCCGCGGTCGACGCCGACCGCGTCGGCCTCTGTACCGGCGTCCCGGGCGTCTACGATACGGAGGATCGAGTCATCGAGACGATTACGGACCCCGACAGCGTCGACAGTCTCGGGGCGAGCGATGCGACCGACGTGACCGGTGGGATGGCGGCGAAAGTCGAGACGCTGGCCGCGCTCGACCGGCCGGCCTCGATCTTCGGCGTGGACGATCTGTCGGCCTTTCTTTCCGGCGAGCGCCCCGGAACGACCGTCGAGTGA
- the mvk gene encoding mevalonate kinase, with translation MVTASAPGKVYCFGEHAVVYGEPAIPCAIDRRARVTVTERADSALRISADDLSLEGFTVAYDGGPEDRPNVDAPESLLDAAMGYVRESIAQVRDLLDRPEAGFDVEIHSEIPLGAGLGSSAAVTVAAITAAAVECGHDPDPAIVADRAFQVEHSVQDGEASRADTFCSAMGGAVRVEGEDCRRLEDVPTLEFVVGYDGGAGDTGALVRGVRADRDRYDSIRETIDTIGAVVREGQAALEAGDRDAIGRCMDVNHGLLSALGVSARSLDAMVWAARDGGARGAKLTGAGGGGCIVALGDGPVRRALEFSTACEQAFATAIDRDGVRVEQR, from the coding sequence ATGGTCACCGCGAGTGCACCCGGGAAAGTCTACTGCTTCGGGGAGCACGCGGTCGTCTACGGCGAACCGGCGATCCCGTGTGCGATCGATCGGCGGGCGCGCGTCACCGTCACCGAACGCGCTGATTCCGCCCTGCGGATCTCGGCCGACGACCTCTCCTTGGAGGGCTTTACCGTCGCCTACGACGGCGGTCCGGAGGACCGCCCGAACGTCGACGCGCCAGAGTCGTTGCTCGACGCCGCGATGGGGTACGTCCGCGAGTCGATCGCACAGGTCAGAGACCTCCTCGATCGCCCCGAGGCGGGCTTCGACGTGGAGATTCACAGCGAGATTCCGCTCGGCGCGGGGCTCGGGTCGTCGGCGGCCGTGACGGTCGCAGCGATCACCGCCGCGGCGGTCGAGTGCGGGCACGACCCCGATCCAGCGATCGTTGCCGATCGGGCGTTCCAGGTCGAACACTCGGTCCAGGACGGTGAAGCGTCGCGAGCGGACACGTTCTGCTCGGCAATGGGCGGCGCAGTTCGCGTCGAGGGTGAGGACTGTCGACGCCTGGAGGACGTCCCCACTCTGGAGTTCGTCGTCGGCTACGACGGCGGTGCGGGCGACACCGGCGCGCTCGTCCGCGGGGTTCGCGCGGATCGCGACCGCTACGACTCGATCCGCGAGACGATCGACACGATCGGTGCGGTCGTCCGCGAAGGACAGGCCGCCCTCGAAGCGGGCGATCGCGACGCTATCGGGCGATGCATGGACGTCAATCACGGCCTGCTCTCGGCGTTGGGGGTTTCAGCGCGATCGCTCGACGCGATGGTCTGGGCCGCCCGCGACGGCGGGGCCCGCGGCGCGAAACTCACCGGTGCTGGCGGTGGTGGCTGTATCGTCGCGCTCGGTGACGGACCCGTCCGCCGTGCGCTGGAGTTCTCGACGGCGTGTGAACAGGCGTTCGCGACGGCGATCGATCGCGACGGCGTTCGCGTGGAACAGCGATGA
- the hcp gene encoding hydroxylamine reductase — MHCTQCEQTLDDGCREVGVCGKDPDLEALQQTLIHGAKGISAYATHARDLGYSDPDVDAAVQEALYTTLTNVNFDAEDTLGRALDLGGAAIDAMELLDTAHTETLGTPEPAEVPENDVEGNAILVTGHDMYALKGLLEQSADEDVTVYTHSEMLPAHGYPELAAHDHLKGNVGEAWYDQRQLFQEFPGPIIGTSNCLMPPVADYVDRFYTTSVTGLTEGTEIVDDDYSPVIEQAKELGPVPAEEWNSSETLTTGFYHETVLDLAPQIVEAIEDGKLSDFFVIAGCDGPTGGRDYYREMAKSVPEDAIVLTTGCGKYRFNDLDFGTVPGTDLPRFIDLGQCNDSISTVKIAMGLADALDCEVNDLPVHIVLSWFEQKAVAVLLGLFHLGIQDVRIGPSAPEWLTPAVIETLNEEFNLQLIDEVDSDLETMLGRPLDGGAAAGD, encoded by the coding sequence ATGCACTGCACCCAGTGTGAGCAAACGCTCGACGATGGCTGTCGGGAAGTGGGCGTCTGTGGCAAAGATCCCGATCTCGAAGCACTGCAACAGACCCTGATCCACGGCGCGAAAGGCATCTCGGCGTATGCCACTCACGCCCGCGATCTGGGCTACAGCGACCCTGACGTCGACGCTGCCGTCCAGGAAGCACTCTACACGACGCTGACGAACGTCAACTTCGACGCCGAGGACACCCTCGGACGCGCCCTCGACCTGGGGGGCGCGGCGATCGACGCGATGGAGTTGCTCGACACCGCTCACACCGAGACGCTCGGGACGCCCGAACCCGCCGAAGTGCCCGAAAACGACGTGGAGGGCAACGCGATCCTCGTCACGGGCCACGACATGTACGCGCTGAAGGGACTCTTGGAGCAGTCCGCCGACGAAGACGTCACCGTCTACACGCACTCCGAGATGCTGCCCGCCCATGGCTACCCCGAACTCGCCGCTCACGACCACCTGAAGGGCAACGTCGGAGAGGCGTGGTACGACCAGCGCCAACTGTTCCAGGAGTTCCCCGGCCCGATCATCGGCACCTCGAACTGCCTGATGCCGCCGGTCGCGGACTACGTCGATCGGTTCTACACCACCTCCGTGACGGGCCTGACCGAGGGCACCGAAATCGTCGACGACGACTACTCCCCGGTGATCGAACAGGCCAAAGAACTCGGGCCGGTGCCCGCTGAGGAGTGGAACAGTTCCGAAACCCTGACGACCGGGTTTTACCACGAAACCGTCCTCGATCTCGCCCCGCAGATCGTCGAAGCCATCGAGGACGGCAAGTTGAGCGACTTCTTCGTCATCGCCGGCTGTGACGGCCCGACCGGGGGTCGCGACTACTACCGCGAGATGGCCAAATCCGTCCCCGAGGACGCCATCGTGCTCACGACCGGGTGTGGCAAGTACCGGTTCAACGACCTCGATTTCGGAACCGTTCCCGGGACGGATCTGCCGCGCTTCATCGATCTCGGCCAGTGTAACGACTCGATTTCGACCGTGAAGATCGCGATGGGACTGGCCGACGCACTCGACTGTGAGGTGAACGACCTCCCGGTGCACATCGTCCTCTCGTGGTTCGAACAGAAGGCCGTCGCCGTCCTGCTCGGCCTGTTCCACCTGGGCATTCAGGACGTCCGTATCGGCCCGTCGGCCCCCGAGTGGCTCACGCCGGCCGTCATCGAGACGCTCAACGAGGAGTTCAACCTCCAGTTGATCGACGAGGTCGACAGCGATCTGGAGACGATGCTCGGGCGACCGCTCGACGGCGGGGCCGCCGCGGGCGACTGA
- the cofH gene encoding 7,8-didemethyl-8-hydroxy-5-deazariboflavin synthase subunit CofH yields the protein MAAEGVAREFEFDCRPESDQSFGNALAKARSGDRLTVDDAIELLTTGSDHEGIDHARKERVLEAADRRRAAVVGDEVTFVANLNNNVTTACDTGCLFCNFKDPAAAFESDSPGESPGFTKTPNESRRIVERALNRGIYEVTSVSGLHPALALDDEHRAILASLDDPPEYRPPEVYATDPGTYVDQISAMSVGGVHVHSMTPEEAAHARRGTEWSYREVYDRLANAGLDTVPGTAAEILVEEVREVICPTKIDTQGWITAMEAAAAAGLSTTATIMYGHVENEAHRARHLKRVRDLQDRTGAITEFVPLKFVHENTPLYERGLVDGGPDPVEDELLIAVSRLFLDNVDHIQSSWVKYGDERGLKLLSCGADDFMGTILSEEITKRAGGSFGEARSIGEYVEMIDAIGRRPVERSTDYTERRRVDPDDPPHGPQLGPRADGTPLIER from the coding sequence ATGGCAGCGGAGGGGGTGGCCCGTGAGTTCGAGTTCGACTGCCGGCCAGAGAGCGACCAGTCCTTCGGGAACGCCCTCGCGAAAGCGCGATCGGGCGACCGCCTGACCGTCGACGACGCGATCGAGTTGTTGACGACTGGGAGCGATCACGAGGGCATCGATCACGCACGCAAAGAACGCGTCCTCGAAGCCGCCGATCGTCGCCGTGCGGCGGTCGTCGGTGACGAGGTCACCTTCGTCGCGAACCTCAACAACAACGTCACGACCGCCTGTGACACGGGCTGTCTGTTCTGTAACTTCAAAGACCCCGCCGCGGCGTTCGAGAGCGATTCGCCCGGAGAATCGCCCGGTTTCACGAAGACCCCCAACGAGTCGCGCCGGATCGTCGAGCGCGCGCTCAACCGGGGGATCTACGAGGTCACGTCGGTCTCGGGCCTGCATCCTGCACTCGCACTCGACGACGAGCACCGCGCGATCCTGGCGAGTCTGGACGATCCCCCCGAGTACCGCCCGCCGGAGGTGTACGCGACCGATCCAGGGACCTACGTCGACCAGATTTCGGCGATGTCCGTCGGCGGTGTGCACGTCCACTCGATGACGCCCGAAGAGGCCGCCCACGCCCGCCGCGGCACGGAGTGGTCCTATCGGGAAGTGTACGACCGCCTCGCGAACGCCGGCCTCGATACGGTCCCCGGGACCGCCGCCGAGATCCTCGTCGAGGAGGTCCGCGAGGTGATCTGCCCGACCAAGATCGACACCCAGGGCTGGATCACGGCGATGGAGGCCGCCGCGGCGGCCGGGCTGTCGACGACGGCGACGATCATGTACGGCCACGTCGAAAACGAGGCCCACCGCGCCCGCCATCTGAAACGGGTTCGGGACTTGCAGGACCGCACGGGCGCGATCACCGAGTTCGTCCCCCTGAAGTTCGTCCACGAGAACACGCCCCTCTACGAGCGTGGCCTCGTCGACGGTGGGCCCGATCCCGTCGAAGACGAACTGCTGATCGCGGTCTCGCGGCTCTTTCTCGACAACGTCGATCACATCCAGTCCTCGTGGGTCAAATACGGCGACGAGCGCGGGTTGAAGCTGCTCTCCTGTGGCGCGGACGACTTCATGGGGACGATCCTCTCCGAGGAGATCACCAAACGTGCGGGCGGGTCGTTCGGTGAGGCACGATCGATCGGAGAGTACGTCGAGATGATCGACGCCATCGGCCGCCGGCCCGTCGAGCGATCGACGGACTACACTGAGCGGCGGCGGGTGGATCCCGACGACCCACCACACGGGCCCCAGTTGGGCCCACGCGCGGACGGGACGCCGCTGATCGAGCGGTAA
- a CDS encoding GNAT family N-acetyltransferase, with product MPTEIRQARPEEASALDILRRQAIEATYSVPLDRSSFADLVATPDAALAERIANPDWRVVVAATTNAQAGYAVFDRDRRQVTGVYVAPHRQCEGLGSALLDRLLDDGPVGADAPNPVAGFFEANGFERTGSTTWNGLDAVSLRRP from the coding sequence GTGCCGACCGAGATCCGCCAGGCCCGCCCCGAGGAAGCGTCTGCGCTCGACATCCTCCGCCGACAGGCCATCGAAGCGACCTACAGTGTCCCTCTCGACCGGTCGTCGTTTGCCGATCTGGTCGCGACGCCCGACGCCGCGCTCGCCGAGCGCATCGCGAATCCAGACTGGCGGGTCGTCGTCGCGGCGACCACCAACGCACAGGCAGGCTACGCCGTCTTCGACCGTGATCGTCGGCAGGTAACGGGCGTCTACGTCGCCCCGCATCGCCAGTGCGAGGGCCTCGGATCGGCGCTGCTCGACCGATTACTCGACGATGGGCCGGTCGGGGCGGACGCCCCGAACCCCGTGGCTGGCTTCTTCGAGGCCAACGGGTTCGAGCGAACTGGCTCGACGACGTGGAACGGTCTCGACGCCGTCAGCCTGCGACGGCCCTGA
- a CDS encoding universal stress protein, whose product MIESVLVPMDDSEMAERALAFAFEAHPDAEVTVLNVVGEPSTMMGQAMSLAIEDDIKAAAEEHAEGVLDRARAIADDHARDISTEVAWGRPSKAILNRADEYDTVVVGSHGGSIADRLLVGNVAETIFRRSPVPVTVVR is encoded by the coding sequence ATGATCGAATCGGTCCTGGTGCCGATGGACGACTCGGAGATGGCGGAGCGCGCGCTCGCTTTCGCCTTCGAGGCCCACCCTGACGCCGAGGTTACCGTGCTCAACGTGGTCGGGGAACCGTCGACGATGATGGGCCAGGCGATGAGCCTCGCGATCGAAGACGACATCAAGGCGGCGGCCGAGGAGCACGCCGAAGGCGTCCTCGATCGGGCCAGAGCGATCGCTGACGATCACGCTCGCGACATATCGACCGAGGTCGCGTGGGGGCGCCCCTCCAAAGCCATCCTCAACCGGGCCGACGAGTACGACACCGTCGTCGTCGGGAGCCACGGTGGATCGATCGCTGACCGGCTACTCGTCGGCAACGTCGCAGAAACGATCTTCCGCCGGTCACCGGTGCCCGTGACTGTCGTTCGGTGA
- a CDS encoding ZIP family metal transporter, with amino-acid sequence MIESLFVDLFGSNVVVHALVGGIAIAVLNLFGASLVFVWHDPSERGLDGALGFAAGVMLAASFTSLILPGIDFAGGGPVAAVQVLAGVALGAIVLDAGDRLVPHAHVLLTGRRRSDAADPAESLPIADERIAGLVLFVLAITLHNVPEGLAVGVGFGAGDLSGALALALAIGIQNVPEGLAVSIAAVNAGFDRRSYAALAGLRSGAVEIPAALIGAVAVTLIAPILPYAMGFAAGAMLFVVSDEIVPETHARGNERIATMGTMAGVIVMLFLDVTLG; translated from the coding sequence GTGATCGAATCGCTGTTCGTCGATCTATTCGGGTCGAACGTCGTCGTCCACGCCCTCGTGGGCGGGATCGCGATCGCCGTGCTCAACCTGTTCGGCGCGTCGCTCGTGTTCGTCTGGCACGATCCCAGCGAACGGGGTCTCGACGGCGCACTCGGCTTTGCAGCGGGCGTGATGCTCGCGGCGAGTTTCACGAGTCTCATCCTTCCGGGGATCGACTTCGCGGGCGGCGGGCCAGTCGCCGCGGTCCAGGTGCTCGCGGGCGTCGCACTCGGGGCGATCGTCCTCGACGCTGGCGATCGACTCGTGCCACACGCCCACGTCCTGCTGACGGGCCGACGGCGGAGCGACGCCGCCGATCCGGCCGAGTCGCTCCCGATCGCCGACGAGCGGATCGCCGGCCTCGTTCTGTTCGTCCTCGCGATCACACTGCACAACGTCCCCGAGGGGCTGGCCGTCGGCGTCGGGTTCGGAGCGGGAGATCTGTCGGGTGCGCTCGCACTCGCACTCGCGATCGGCATCCAGAACGTCCCCGAAGGGCTGGCGGTCTCGATCGCGGCGGTCAACGCCGGGTTCGACCGCCGCAGTTACGCCGCGCTCGCGGGCCTGCGCTCCGGGGCCGTCGAGATTCCCGCGGCGCTTATCGGCGCGGTCGCGGTCACGCTCATCGCGCCGATCTTGCCGTATGCCATGGGCTTCGCGGCGGGCGCGATGTTGTTCGTCGTCAGCGACGAGATCGTTCCGGAGACCCACGCGCGGGGCAACGAGCGGATCGCGACGATGGGCACGATGGCCGGCGTGATCGTCATGCTGTTTCTCGACGTCACGCTGGGGTAG
- a CDS encoding dCTP deaminase/dUTPase family protein: protein MTDLRTVVDGLVHEPTQTEGPGVDCTVEEVFEVTTPGRIDFGGGELEAAGVEAHDREFRSPDDEYEWWHLDAGQYLVAFNESLDLPEDRRAVIQPRDALLARGASHPTVHTATLDRLPLSVGGAGLKLKENARISTLIDIE, encoded by the coding sequence GTGACCGACCTGCGCACCGTCGTCGATGGTCTCGTTCACGAACCGACCCAGACCGAGGGTCCGGGCGTCGATTGCACCGTCGAGGAGGTGTTCGAGGTGACGACTCCCGGTCGGATCGATTTCGGTGGTGGTGAACTCGAAGCGGCGGGCGTCGAGGCACACGACCGCGAGTTTCGATCGCCGGACGACGAGTACGAGTGGTGGCATCTCGATGCGGGCCAGTATCTCGTCGCGTTCAACGAGTCGCTCGATCTTCCGGAGGATCGACGCGCCGTGATCCAGCCACGGGACGCACTGCTCGCTCGCGGCGCCAGTCATCCGACGGTCCACACCGCCACGCTCGATCGGCTCCCGCTCTCGGTCGGGGGTGCGGGGCTGAAGCTCAAAGAAAACGCTCGGATCTCGACGCTGATCGATATCGAATAG